TGTAGCACTCTGCGTAGGGAATGGGGGTGGGGATGTAGCCCAGGCGCTGGTAGGTCGCCTGGCAGGCCTTCAAAGGCATAACGCGGATCTTCATGCCCTTTTTGACATCGGGATCGCCGGGAGAGGGGGGCGCCTCTGTGAGGGAGACACCGGCCATGCCGATGGGGAACACCGCGAGCGCCTTGATGTCGTGTTTGGCCCAGAGATCCTTGATGATGTCGTAGGCCCAGCCGCCGGGAGCGTAGGCGTCGCGGGCTTCTTCGAGGCTGCTCACCACGTAGGGCATATAGTAGGCGAAGTTCAGTTTCGAGTCGTAGGCCGCATTGGCGATCTGGAATCCCATGTTGACGTTGCCGCGCATGATCAGCTCGAAGGTCTCTGTCCAGTCACCCAGCTGGTTGTTCGGGTAGATCTGCACCTCCACACGGCCATCGGTCTTTTCCTTCACAAGGTCAGCAAACTCATGTGTCAGTTTGTCATAAGGCGTATCCACAGGATTCGGGTGCCCCGCTCTAAAGGTATACTCCGCAGCAGAGGCCACTCCAGCAAAGGCAACCACCAAAACAGCTACAAGTAACAGAGTGAGAAACTTTCTCACGAAAAAACCTCCTCTCCACTTCTCTTGCCACTTCTCCACATGGACCACTCATGCGCCGCTTCACTCCACATCAATCATATGCACGCCCGGGCATCACTCCCTTCCGGAACCCTGTAGCAGTAGCGATACCCGCGGAAGTTCGCTTCCCGCCGGCACCGCCGAAACGGACCGCCTAGTATCCCATGAGAAGCCGGGGAAGGAACATCGCGAGATCGGGAACATAGGTAGTCAGCAGAACAACCGGCAGCTGCGCGAGCAACATGAAAGCCAGCGCCGGTTTGACGTACTTGTCGAAGGAGACGCCTCCGATCCGTCCGCCGAGGTAGAGTATCGGCGCGCAGGGAGGGGTCACGTTGCCGAGCCCCAGATTGGTGCCGATGATGGCGGCGAAATGGACGGGGTGGACACCGATCTCGATCATCAGGGGCAGGAGAAGCGGTGCGGCCAGCATGGTTCCGCTGAAATCGTCCATCATCATTCCGATGATGACCAAAAATACGTTGACCAACATAAGGATAACATACTTGTTATCTGAGATGCTCATCAGAAAACCGGCCAGCTGCTGTGGGATCTGCTGCATCGTGTAGATCTTGGCGAGGATGGAGACAAAGAAAAGCATCAGCACGGCCACACCGGTGGTTGTGGAAGAGGTGACCAGCGCTTTGCCCAACACCCTGGCGTTGAGCTCCCGGTGGATGAAAAAGCCCACCAGCATGGCGTAGCCCATGGCAATGGCGGCCGCCTCGGTGGGGGTGGTGATGCCGCCGTAGATCCCGCCGAGGATGATCACCGGCATCAGAAGGCTCCACATGCCGTGTTTGGTGGCGTAGCCGATACGCCCCATCTTCTCGCGGAAGGAGATCTGCGGTTCCACCTTGATCTCGGGGTGCCAGGAGGCGTAGAAGTAGTTGACCACACACATCAGAATGGTGGTGATGATACCGGGGATCACCGTGGCGAGGAAGCAGGCGGCCACAGACTGCTGGGTCACCCAACCGTAGAGGATCATGGGAACGCTGGGCGGAATGAGCTGCCCCAGCACGGATGCGCAGCTGATCATGGCCACCGAATAGTGCTTGGGGTATCCCAGCTCCTTGAGCTGGGGGATCATGATGCTGCCGATACAGGCCACCGCAGAGGAGCAGGTCCCCGAGATGGCGCCGAAGATGGCGCAGGCCACGATGGTCGCCGCACCCATGCCGCCCTTGAGCCTCCCGAGGAAGGCCAGCGCGAAGGTGATCAGGCGTTCGGCGATCCCCGACGACGACATCAGCGCCCCGGCCATGATGAAAAAGGGCACCGAAAGCAGCGTGAGGGAATTCAGAGCATGGAATCCCGCGGGCAGAAGAAAGTCAAAGCTGAAGCCGTAGGCCATCCCCATGAAGATCGCGGCCGACATAAAGCAGAAGGGCACGGGGAGACCGATAATAATCAAACCGATCAGGAGGGCCAGGTTCAAGGCAATAATCATTGGTCCTCTTCCTTTCGCTCAGAGCTGGACCACCACGAGCAATCCAGGTGGACACCGTACCGCAGGGGCGAGGCCATCACTCCTCGGCAGAACATGTCGCCGCACCCTCCTCGGGAATACAGACATCTTCGCCGATAAACTCGGCAGCAATCGGCTTCTTGCCGATGGCCTGCATGAAATAATCGATAAATTCAACACAGAAATAAAATACCATCAGAATAGCGCTGATAAAGATGCTGCCCTGGGAATAGACCATGGGAATACCCAGGGTGAAGGAACGCTGCATCTTGGTGATGCCCCAGTAGACATATGACCATCCCCAGAAGACCATCATGACGGCGAGCACTACCGAGAGAGCGGCCGTAAAGGCCTTGATCCACACCAGCCTTCTGGGGTTTTTGATCATGGCATTCATGACATCTGCCTTAATGTGCGAACGCTCCGCCGTGCCCCAGGAAGCCCCCATGAAGTAGAGCCAGAACCCCACCAGGGTGGCCACCTCCTCAACACCCATGATCGGCAGGGTAAAGACATAGCGAAGAAACACCTGCACGAGAACGAGCGTCAGGATTGTCAACGAGGACACACACATCACTACCTTCTGAATGATGCCGAGAACGTACCAGAATCGCGTCTCTGTAATATTCATGTCCTTCCTCCTCCTTGCACTGTACTCCTGTTTTGCACGACACCGTTATTCTCCTTTTCTCACGCACCCCCCTCTTCTCTGTAGACTCTCGGGACGCGCTTGCCGATCTGCACGGGAATCACGCAGACCAGCGTGTCGAGCTTGTCGGCGATCTCCTCCAGCTTGATCTCCTCGTCTCCCTGCCGACCGATCAGCACCACCTCGTCACCCACCTCAGCTTCGGGAACCTGCGTGACATCGATCATCATCTGATCCATACAGATACGGCCCACCAGGGGTGAGCGCATTCCACGCACCAGTACCTCGCTCCGGTTGGAGAGATCCCGGGAATAGCCGTCGGCATACCCCACCGGGAGTGTGGCGATACGCGATTCACAGCGGGTGATGTAGGTGAGCCCGTATCCTATACTTCTCCCCCGGGGAACCGTTTTGAGAGCCGAGATCTCTGTTTTGAACTGGAATGCCGGCTGCAGGTCAACGGACCGGATCGTTTCGTGGGAGGGATACATCCCGACCATGGCATGGCCCGGCCGGACGGCATCCAGGGCCATCCCGGGAAAGGCCAGCGTTCCCGCCGTATTGCAACAGTGGCGCATGGAGAAGGTGATCCCCTGTCCCTTCAGCTGCTCCAGCAATCCGGTGAATACCTCGAACTGATGCCTGGTGAAGGCCAGGTTGCGCTCGTCCGAGGAGGCAAAGTGGGTGTAGATGCCCTCCAGTTCCAGGCCGGGGAGCGAACGAAACGCCGTAACCATGGCCGGGACATCCTCGGGAACGTATCCGAGCCGACCCATGCCCGTGTCCACCTTGACGTGGGCGTAGGCCGTCTTCCGCTGCCGCTGTGCCGCCTCGGAGAGCGCTTCGGCCATACGCCGGTCCGTAAGGGTACAGCGCAGATTGTGTCTGACATACTCGTCGGCGGCGTCAAAGGGCGGGGCACCCAGAACAAGGATCGGTTCATCCAGGCCATCCTCCCTGAGCTCCAGGGCTTCGTCTGGTGTGGCCACAGCAAAGTAGGAGGCGCCGGCCTCACGAAGGGCCCGGGTCACCTCGCACACCCCAAGGTTGTAGGCGTTGGCCTTGACCACCCCGATCACCGTCGCGTCGTTGCCTACATGCCGCTGCACCGCCTGGAAATTCCTTTTCACGGCGCCGAGATCCACTTCCAACCAGGTAGGTCGAATCATGTTCTATTGTCCCCTCCACTCCCCAAAGATGGTCACCTCGATGGCACGCGGCTACTCGACGGTAATCCCCCTGTCCTCCATATAGCTCCGCACCACATGGCCGGCAAGGTTGGCATCCTCGGCCAGGAAATCCACGTCGGCAACGGTGACGGATCGACGGTCCCCGAGGCTCTCGCAGGCACGCTTCAGATAGGAGGAACGCAGTCGGTTCAGGTCCATCTCACGCACTGCAAGCTGCTCCGGCCTCTCGGGCACCACAATGACGCTGCCGGCCTTCTCCTCGGCCGGGTCGCCCCGGCGCACCTCCACCCCCATGGTCCTGGCGAAGCCAAGCTGGGCGTAGGGATGCTTTCCCGCTCCGGTGTATTCCGTCTCGTTCACGACGATCACGGCATCCTCAGGCATCTCCCGGGCCAGTACAAAGGCTGCCGTGAGCGAGGTGTTGCCCGCGGGGCCGCGCTCCAGCCCTTCCAGCTGGGCCAGGGCCTCTGTGATATAGAAGACGGAACCCTGAGGGACGGTGACGTAACGGTCGAGATAGCGCAGAACACGGGCGGCGTTCTTCGGCACATCGGAGCGATCGGGCCAGACAGCGAAGGGGATGCCGAATCCGGTGTGTCCGGTGGTGAAGGACTTGCGGTTGAAATCGCGGTCGGAGGCCATGTGGAGTCCTTCCAGGCTCACACTGGCCCCGACGATCTCCACGCTGTCGCAGCCGGCCTTCCGGGCGCCTCTGGCCGTTCCGGTGGTGATACCGCCGCCGGCATGGGTGCTGACAATCATGTCCGGATCGCGTCCGGTACGTCCCCGGGTCTGTTCGACAATCTCGGCACCCAGCGTCTCGATGCCGGCGACGGAAAAGGGGGTGTAGAGGGAGGCATTGAAATATCCCGTCTCTTCCAGCACCCGCAGGAAGACATAGAAAAGTTCGGGACCGACTGACAGCTGAAGGACCTCGGCGCCGTAGGCCTCGCAGGCCCTTCCTTTTTCCGCGATCTCCGGCTGCTCGAAGCCCCGGCTGTCGAAGATCTCCTGCACAATGATGCAGCCCAGCATTCTCCGCGCCGCCTGACTGGCGACCGCTGCGCCGTAGTTGCCGCTGGTGGCGGCGATGAGACCGGGATAGCCTTTGGCCGCCGCATGGTAGGAGGACACAGAGGCACGCCTGTCTTTGAAGGAACGGGCGGGGTTGTTGGCCTCGTCCTTGACGAAGATTCGGGCACCTCGGCCGGGCTCGGCAAGCTGCCGGGCCAGCCGGGTGAGATTGTGCATCTCGATCAGCGGGGTGTCGCCCACGTTGACCTCCCGCTGGATACGGCGCACCTCGTCCAGTGGATAGCCGATCTGCTCCATCATCCCCTCGTAATCGAAGGAGAGACGCCCCGTAGCAAATCGCCCGTAGTCGATCCCTACAGAGCGGAGCATGATATCATGCTTCCGCGCCATCACCGAGGCATAGTCCATCGGCTTGTTCACGAGACAGGCCCCCTCTCGTGCAATCGGGCCCGAAGCTCTTGACCGACGGGGAGCAACTCCGGCGGGATCTCGCCGAAGGTGATCTCATAGGGAGGATTGGCGGCCACCAGCATCCCCTGAAGGGTCCTGCCGGTCATGGTGCGTATGGAGACCTGATCGCCTATGCCGGCCTCCTCGGTATCCAGAAAACCCTTCACCTTCATCTCAAGCGGCACGGCAGCCGTGTCCTCAGGCACCTGGGGCGCCCGTTCCCCAGCGGCAAGGATCACCTGATAGATCTGGACAAAATCCCCTCGATGCATCCGTTCCGGCATGGTGTTCCCTCCTTATTTTCAACACTCATCAACAGCCTCACCATATGGCGCCACGATGAAGGCTACGGTATTCTTCATGGAAAACCTGGAGAGTTGACTGTGGAATACGGAAGCAATGCAAGTATATCTGTTCGGTGCTGCGCCGGGAACGCTCCTGCCACATGGACGACAGCCGCCGGCGATCCGCCCCTTCCGCTGCACCTGGCAGCCGCTCGCGGCAGAGCCTGCCGGCACCACCGGACCCCTCTCTCTCATACTCTCCCCAGCTTGGTGTGGTCATTGTATATGCGCCCATCATCCCTGTCAACGAGCAAAAGGCCTACATTGTTAATAAAATATCAATGTGTCCGCGACCCATTTATTCTGCTTCACAATGGACGGGATAGGCAACGACCAGGACCAACCCCAGTACCGCAATACCTCCACCGGCAAGAAAGGGCCCCCACATGCCACAGAGGACATAGGCACCGCCCATGAGAACCGGCCCGACGGTCTGCCCTATCCGAAGCGCCGCCCCGAGGAAGGCCATCGTAACCCCCCGATACCGCTGAGAGGCGATACCGGCCAGTCTGGCCTGGGTACAGGGGACGGCGATGCCTTGGGCGGTTCCCAGGGCGAGGCCGGGGATCAGCGCCAGCCAGAGGGAAGGCATGGCGGGCAGAACCAGTACGGCAGAGAGAACCAGCGCAAAGGCCGCGGCCAGCAGACGCCGTACATTGGAACAGGCCATCAGACGCCCCAGCTGTGAGGCGGCGACCACCGTACCCGCCGACACGCCGGACATGAACAGTCCCACCGTGACAGCGGTGCCGCCAAAATTCCGCTCCACCAGAAAGGGAATATAGGAGAGGGCGACACCGTAGAGGTTGACAAAGAGGAGCACGCTGATCAGGTAGAG
This portion of the Synergistales bacterium genome encodes:
- the dctP gene encoding TRAP transporter substrate-binding protein DctP, which translates into the protein MRKFLTLLLVAVLVVAFAGVASAAEYTFRAGHPNPVDTPYDKLTHEFADLVKEKTDGRVEVQIYPNNQLGDWTETFELIMRGNVNMGFQIANAAYDSKLNFAYYMPYVVSSLEEARDAYAPGGWAYDIIKDLWAKHDIKALAVFPIGMAGVSLTEAPPSPGDPDVKKGMKIRVMPLKACQATYQRLGYIPTPIPYAECYSAIQTGIVDGQMGGPPFQAWQFRDVNNVWIQYNDYFEQHWIVMNMEKWNELDEELQQQIQEAATEISNKRWEMVKTEDANYRQILADEFDWEVIVLSDEQLKACATAVREDVWPQLEEMLGEELFQRVMKAVETN
- a CDS encoding TRAP transporter large permease is translated as MIIALNLALLIGLIIIGLPVPFCFMSAAIFMGMAYGFSFDFLLPAGFHALNSLTLLSVPFFIMAGALMSSSGIAERLITFALAFLGRLKGGMGAATIVACAIFGAISGTCSSAVACIGSIMIPQLKELGYPKHYSVAMISCASVLGQLIPPSVPMILYGWVTQQSVAACFLATVIPGIITTILMCVVNYFYASWHPEIKVEPQISFREKMGRIGYATKHGMWSLLMPVIILGGIYGGITTPTEAAAIAMGYAMLVGFFIHRELNARVLGKALVTSSTTTGVAVLMLFFVSILAKIYTMQQIPQQLAGFLMSISDNKYVILMLVNVFLVIIGMMMDDFSGTMLAAPLLLPLMIEIGVHPVHFAAIIGTNLGLGNVTPPCAPILYLGGRIGGVSFDKYVKPALAFMLLAQLPVVLLTTYVPDLAMFLPRLLMGY
- a CDS encoding PLP-dependent lyase/thiolase, which translates into the protein MDYASVMARKHDIMLRSVGIDYGRFATGRLSFDYEGMMEQIGYPLDEVRRIQREVNVGDTPLIEMHNLTRLARQLAEPGRGARIFVKDEANNPARSFKDRRASVSSYHAAAKGYPGLIAATSGNYGAAVASQAARRMLGCIIVQEIFDSRGFEQPEIAEKGRACEAYGAEVLQLSVGPELFYVFLRVLEETGYFNASLYTPFSVAGIETLGAEIVEQTRGRTGRDPDMIVSTHAGGGITTGTARGARKAGCDSVEIVGASVSLEGLHMASDRDFNRKSFTTGHTGFGIPFAVWPDRSDVPKNAARVLRYLDRYVTVPQGSVFYITEALAQLEGLERGPAGNTSLTAAFVLAREMPEDAVIVVNETEYTGAGKHPYAQLGFARTMGVEVRRGDPAEEKAGSVIVVPERPEQLAVREMDLNRLRSSYLKRACESLGDRRSVTVADVDFLAEDANLAGHVVRSYMEDRGITVE
- a CDS encoding 2-amino-4-ketopentanoate thiolase; the protein is MHRGDFVQIYQVILAAGERAPQVPEDTAAVPLEMKVKGFLDTEEAGIGDQVSIRTMTGRTLQGMLVAANPPYEITFGEIPPELLPVGQELRARLHERGPVS
- the alr gene encoding alanine racemase → MIRPTWLEVDLGAVKRNFQAVQRHVGNDATVIGVVKANAYNLGVCEVTRALREAGASYFAVATPDEALELREDGLDEPILVLGAPPFDAADEYVRHNLRCTLTDRRMAEALSEAAQRQRKTAYAHVKVDTGMGRLGYVPEDVPAMVTAFRSLPGLELEGIYTHFASSDERNLAFTRHQFEVFTGLLEQLKGQGITFSMRHCCNTAGTLAFPGMALDAVRPGHAMVGMYPSHETIRSVDLQPAFQFKTEISALKTVPRGRSIGYGLTYITRCESRIATLPVGYADGYSRDLSNRSEVLVRGMRSPLVGRICMDQMMIDVTQVPEAEVGDEVVLIGRQGDEEIKLEEIADKLDTLVCVIPVQIGKRVPRVYREEGGA
- a CDS encoding TRAP transporter small permease, giving the protein MNITETRFWYVLGIIQKVVMCVSSLTILTLVLVQVFLRYVFTLPIMGVEEVATLVGFWLYFMGASWGTAERSHIKADVMNAMIKNPRRLVWIKAFTAALSVVLAVMMVFWGWSYVYWGITKMQRSFTLGIPMVYSQGSIFISAILMVFYFCVEFIDYFMQAIGKKPIAAEFIGEDVCIPEEGAATCSAEE